In Alkalihalobacterium alkalinitrilicum, a genomic segment contains:
- the yidD gene encoding membrane protein insertion efficiency factor YidD translates to MKWLLMSIIHIYQKVISPLKPPTCRFHPTCSHYGLESIKRFGALKGGLLTIIRILKCHPFHPGGFDPVPEKDDREKNN, encoded by the coding sequence ATGAAATGGTTATTAATGAGCATCATCCACATTTATCAAAAAGTAATTTCACCTCTTAAACCACCAACATGTCGTTTCCATCCCACTTGCTCTCATTACGGGTTAGAATCCATCAAACGGTTTGGTGCTTTAAAGGGAGGCTTGCTTACGATTATACGTATTCTAAAATGTCATCCATTTCACCCTGGGGGTTTTGATCCTGTACCCGAGAAAGATGACCGAGAAAAAAACAATTAG
- the kapD gene encoding 3'-5' exonuclease KapD → MKVTKQHLFIDFEFTMNQSKGNPNMFRPEIIEVGIVSVIEDEIYDTYSSYVKPVLFPQLTKRCIDFLGIHQKQVDRGISLSHLVDLLGTYLSFGPTKIVTWGNQDMKVLRNNCRYSNIQCPVKDRERDLSKEYQRFFGHKNQSGLWRVLEEYGRKGIGKHHRALDDALTTYEVFKAIEKDKSYMKPSQQPTLGDRVDFSKILSQFA, encoded by the coding sequence ATAAAGGTGACAAAACAACATTTATTTATTGATTTTGAATTTACGATGAATCAAAGTAAAGGAAATCCAAATATGTTTCGTCCTGAAATCATTGAAGTGGGTATCGTATCTGTTATTGAAGATGAAATATATGATACATATTCCTCATATGTAAAGCCTGTATTATTTCCGCAATTAACCAAACGTTGTATTGATTTTCTAGGAATACATCAAAAACAGGTGGATCGAGGAATATCCCTTTCTCATCTTGTGGACTTACTCGGTACGTATTTGTCGTTTGGTCCAACGAAAATTGTGACTTGGGGAAATCAAGATATGAAAGTATTACGGAATAATTGTCGTTACTCTAATATTCAATGTCCAGTAAAAGACCGTGAACGTGATCTATCAAAAGAATATCAAAGATTTTTTGGACATAAAAATCAAAGCGGACTGTGGAGAGTTCTCGAAGAATATGGTAGAAAAGGGATTGGTAAGCATCACCGTGCTTTAGATGATGCATTGACAACATATGAAGTTTTCAAAGCAATTGAAAAAGACAAGTCCTATATGAAGCCTTCACAACAACCGACCTTAGGGGACCGTGTCGACTTTTCAAAAATACTATCACAGTTTGCTTAA
- a CDS encoding DUF5658 family protein: protein MFTILHKHRKSYMITTSLFLLSTADAIFTDIGLRQAVITELNPIMNSIYDTSIFLFYFIKIVLPLALIFCAPYAFSSRIVKRTLTCAIVIYFGVFVYHIGWSTYVFFLFS from the coding sequence ATGTTTACTATTCTTCATAAACACCGAAAATCTTATATGATTACAACAAGTCTTTTCCTACTCTCTACAGCTGATGCCATATTTACAGATATCGGATTACGGCAAGCAGTAATAACTGAACTAAACCCAATCATGAACTCCATCTATGACACAAGCATCTTTTTATTTTACTTCATAAAAATTGTCCTCCCACTTGCTTTAATTTTTTGTGCGCCCTACGCGTTTTCAAGTCGGATTGTAAAACGAACCTTAACTTGTGCTATCGTCATTTATTTTGGCGTATTTGTTTATCACATTGGGTGGTCAACCTATGTTTTTTTCTTGTTTTCATGA
- a CDS encoding YhcN/YlaJ family sporulation lipoprotein, translated as MKKRTLVIVMLLLILTIVSGCGVVEQKHPMGANHFRDEGFSGFGTHRVRHLEGPVSDMMVPDGTPKGRTDRAHLIAEDNMYYTSERNLGFKSQGTNRSGARIYNNAPGTLDDKYILSDQPHLKRKKIDLNHQNISKEEQVRQQLMAIENIEDVYIFTHDGMLVIGIESAEQNRPKLIREVEEVIAEEVELENVRIATDRRNVNRIRAIVEGGDTGEPFQGIGGQLSEIRHNFYDN; from the coding sequence ATGAAAAAAAGAACCTTGGTTATTGTCATGCTTCTTTTGATTTTAACAATTGTTTCTGGATGTGGTGTAGTTGAACAAAAGCATCCTATGGGGGCAAATCATTTTCGAGATGAGGGGTTTAGTGGTTTCGGTACACATCGAGTAAGACATTTAGAAGGCCCTGTTAGTGATATGATGGTACCCGATGGCACACCAAAAGGCAGAACGGATCGAGCTCACCTTATTGCAGAAGATAATATGTACTATACGAGTGAACGTAATTTAGGCTTTAAAAGTCAAGGGACCAATCGGAGTGGGGCAAGAATTTATAATAATGCTCCTGGTACACTAGATGATAAATACATTCTAAGTGACCAGCCACATTTAAAAAGAAAAAAAATAGATCTAAATCATCAAAACATCAGTAAAGAAGAACAAGTACGCCAACAATTGATGGCAATTGAAAATATTGAGGATGTATATATTTTTACACACGACGGTATGTTAGTCATTGGTATTGAATCGGCAGAACAAAATCGTCCTAAGCTTATACGTGAAGTTGAAGAGGTGATTGCTGAAGAAGTAGAGCTTGAGAATGTACGCATCGCTACAGACCGTAGAAATGTAAACCGAATTAGGGCAATTGTTGAGGGCGGCGACACTGGAGAACCGTTTCAAGGAATAGGTGGACAATTAAGTGAAATTAGACATAATTTTTATGACAATTAA
- a CDS encoding YbgA family protein: MREFIKPIVVVSKCIEFSPCRYNGDKLSDQTVHNLKPFVEFIPICPEVEIGLGTPREVIRLIADGEKNRLVQPKTGQDLTKMMEEFAHAFLEELPDVDGFILKNRSPSCGITDVKVYSGLEKSPTIRTGSGAFTSNVLLAFPHTAIEDEGRLKNFKIREHYLTKLFTTTEFKKIKATQQIDQLNRFHKKNKYLFMAYNQKRLKILGRILSNKEKRPLEELFHYYEEELFKLFGRVPRFTSNINVCHHIFGYFSPHLSGKEKEYFLEMLEKYQEKKIPLSSVVCILKAWAYRFENEYMLDQTFFEPYPEALVEISDSGKGRDYG; this comes from the coding sequence ATGAGGGAATTTATTAAGCCAATAGTGGTTGTTAGTAAATGTATTGAATTTTCGCCTTGTCGCTATAATGGCGACAAGCTATCCGATCAAACCGTTCATAATTTAAAACCGTTTGTTGAGTTTATTCCTATTTGTCCAGAAGTTGAAATAGGTTTGGGGACGCCGCGGGAGGTTATTAGACTTATTGCTGATGGAGAAAAGAATCGTCTTGTCCAACCAAAAACAGGCCAAGATTTAACAAAAATGATGGAGGAGTTTGCTCACGCATTTTTAGAAGAATTACCAGATGTTGATGGGTTTATCCTAAAAAATCGTTCACCCAGTTGTGGAATTACAGATGTAAAAGTGTATTCAGGCTTGGAAAAGTCTCCAACCATTCGGACAGGAAGTGGAGCCTTTACTTCTAATGTATTATTGGCTTTTCCACATACAGCTATTGAAGATGAGGGTAGACTTAAAAATTTTAAAATCCGTGAACACTATCTAACGAAATTATTTACAACTACTGAATTCAAAAAAATAAAAGCGACTCAGCAAATAGACCAGCTCAATCGATTTCATAAAAAGAATAAATATTTATTTATGGCTTACAATCAAAAAAGATTAAAAATCCTAGGTCGTATTTTAAGTAATAAAGAAAAACGACCACTTGAAGAATTATTTCATTATTATGAAGAGGAATTATTTAAGCTTTTTGGCCGAGTTCCTCGCTTTACTTCGAATATTAATGTATGTCACCATATTTTTGGATATTTTTCACCTCATTTATCGGGAAAAGAAAAAGAGTACTTTTTAGAAATGTTAGAAAAATACCAGGAGAAAAAAATTCCCTTAAGTAGTGTCGTTTGTATTTTAAAGGCATGGGCGTATCGTTTTGAAAATGAATATATGCTAGACCAAACATTTTTTGAACCTTATCCAGAAGCACTTGTTGAAATTAGTGACTCTGGAAAAGGAAGGGATTACGGTTAA
- a CDS encoding class I SAM-dependent rRNA methyltransferase, producing the protein MAKVVLNRKRKKRLEQGHPWVYQSEVASIEGDFQPGDIVDVYNHQNFFLAKGFINPNSQMIVRILSYEKDEAIDQSFFDRKVTKAWSHRERFIPNVQSCRAIYGEADFLPGLIVDKYEDTLVVQNMALGMEVRKELILESLLKVFQPKAIYLRNDVYVRELEGLQQEKGFWYGEGPTEIEIEENGVKYVVDIEGGQKTGFFFDQRQNRAAIKPLITPETTVLDCFTHTGSFMLNACKYGAHHVTAVDISDHAIATAKQNAELNGFSNVDFVVANAFDYLREEVQKGTEFDVVIIDPPAFAKSRHAVKKALRGYKDVNLNGIKLVRNGGYFVTASCSFHVHGHMFEEMVQDAAFDARKVLRQIHWSGAGYDHPKLLSADEGDYLKFAIYEVTDRS; encoded by the coding sequence GTGGCAAAAGTAGTTTTAAATCGAAAGCGTAAGAAACGACTAGAACAAGGACATCCTTGGGTTTATCAAAGTGAAGTAGCATCTATTGAAGGTGACTTCCAACCAGGAGATATCGTTGATGTATATAATCATCAAAACTTCTTCCTAGCTAAAGGGTTTATTAATCCCAATTCGCAAATGATTGTTCGAATATTATCTTATGAAAAAGACGAAGCGATTGATCAATCCTTCTTCGATCGAAAAGTGACTAAAGCATGGTCACATCGTGAAAGATTTATTCCTAACGTTCAATCCTGTCGCGCAATTTACGGGGAAGCTGACTTTTTACCAGGCTTAATTGTCGATAAATATGAAGATACTTTAGTCGTACAAAATATGGCACTTGGCATGGAAGTCCGAAAAGAGCTAATTTTAGAATCATTACTTAAGGTATTTCAACCAAAAGCTATTTATTTAAGAAACGATGTTTATGTCAGGGAACTTGAAGGTCTACAACAAGAAAAAGGGTTTTGGTACGGTGAAGGGCCAACAGAAATTGAAATTGAAGAGAACGGTGTTAAATACGTCGTTGATATTGAAGGCGGACAAAAAACGGGCTTCTTTTTCGACCAGCGTCAAAATCGTGCTGCAATTAAACCGTTAATTACTCCCGAAACGACTGTACTTGACTGCTTCACCCATACTGGTTCTTTCATGTTAAATGCTTGCAAATATGGCGCTCATCATGTAACAGCTGTCGATATTTCAGACCATGCCATTGCAACCGCAAAACAAAATGCCGAACTTAACGGCTTTTCAAACGTTGACTTTGTAGTTGCTAATGCATTTGATTATTTACGTGAAGAGGTACAAAAAGGGACCGAATTTGATGTTGTCATCATCGACCCACCAGCATTTGCTAAATCACGTCACGCTGTAAAAAAAGCACTCCGAGGCTATAAAGACGTCAATTTAAACGGAATTAAACTTGTTCGGAACGGTGGTTATTTTGTAACGGCTAGTTGTTCCTTCCACGTTCACGGTCATATGTTTGAAGAAATGGTTCAAGATGCTGCATTTGATGCACGTAAAGTCCTTCGCCAAATTCATTGGAGTGGCGCAGGGTACGATCACCCCAAATTGCTCAGTGCCGATGAAGGAGATTACTTAAAATTTGCAATATATGAAGTAACTGATCGAAGTTAA
- a CDS encoding aspartyl-phosphate phosphatase Spo0E family protein has product MEWKKMLSYAIERKRNQMVILAEKYGYTSEATVKCSQELDKLLNLAQQTSSIEIKIAK; this is encoded by the coding sequence ATGGAGTGGAAGAAAATGTTATCTTATGCGATTGAACGAAAAAGAAACCAGATGGTTATATTAGCTGAAAAGTATGGTTATACTTCAGAAGCCACTGTAAAATGTAGTCAAGAGTTGGACAAGCTTTTAAATTTAGCTCAACAAACATCATCTATTGAAATAAAAATCGCAAAGTAA
- a CDS encoding glycine betaine ABC transporter substrate-binding protein translates to MKKYLKRLGITAGLSLTLVAAACGSEDANQEAATGENNEDSQATEVSVGEQLDYTITGIDAGAGIMAATEAAIDAYGLDDYQLQPSSGAAMTSALDAAISNEEAIVVTGWTPHWKFAAYDLKYLEDPEGVFGAAESIHTIVREGLDSDLPEAYEVLDNFYWSPDHMGEIMVAVNEGADPAEAAAAWVEANQDIVTEWTNGVNTVDGDALTLAFVAWDSEIASTHMIGYVLESIGYDVTLMSMEPGPMFTAVATGSADAMVAAWLPGTHEAYYEDFKDDFVDLGANLDGAKIGLVVPAYMDITSIEDLKN, encoded by the coding sequence ATGAAGAAATATTTAAAAAGATTAGGAATCACTGCTGGATTATCCCTAACATTAGTAGCTGCAGCATGTGGTTCAGAAGATGCTAACCAAGAAGCAGCGACAGGAGAGAATAACGAGGATTCACAAGCAACTGAAGTTTCTGTAGGTGAACAACTCGACTACACGATTACAGGAATTGATGCTGGAGCTGGCATTATGGCAGCAACTGAAGCTGCAATTGATGCCTACGGTTTAGATGACTATCAGTTACAACCTAGTTCTGGTGCTGCAATGACAAGTGCTTTAGACGCAGCTATTTCTAACGAAGAAGCAATTGTTGTAACTGGTTGGACTCCTCACTGGAAATTTGCTGCATACGATTTGAAATATTTGGAAGATCCTGAAGGGGTTTTCGGTGCAGCAGAAAGCATTCACACGATCGTTCGTGAAGGTTTAGATTCTGACTTACCAGAAGCTTACGAAGTGTTAGACAACTTCTATTGGAGCCCAGATCACATGGGAGAAATTATGGTTGCCGTAAACGAAGGAGCTGACCCTGCTGAAGCAGCAGCTGCTTGGGTTGAAGCTAATCAAGACATCGTGACTGAATGGACAAACGGTGTCAATACAGTGGATGGTGATGCACTTACATTAGCTTTCGTAGCTTGGGACTCTGAAATCGCTTCTACACACATGATTGGTTATGTTCTTGAGTCTATTGGGTATGATGTAACATTAATGTCAATGGAGCCTGGTCCAATGTTCACAGCTGTCGCTACAGGTAGTGCAGATGCAATGGTTGCCGCTTGGCTTCCAGGAACACATGAAGCTTACTATGAGGACTTTAAAGATGATTTTGTTGATCTAGGTGCAAACTTAGACGGGGCTAAAATCGGACTAGTTGTTCCAGCTTATATGGATATTACTTCTATTGAAGATTTAAAGAACTAA
- a CDS encoding MFS transporter, with product MNPYKILWLLSLSQFLAMQVWFNFSAVLPVVESGWGLSSTQSGIIIAFFHLGYVIAILFYSFMSDKFDPKQAFVYGSLIAGIAGILLSFFAEGFWSTLILRTISGIGIAGIYVPGMRILSQLFPPHERGKALGVYVGSLVVGSGFSLLVSGLFIEIIGWQGVVFITSAFCLLASLIVYIVKIPPMPIGNGNVFALKKLKRVFRKPNLLVNGGYAGHCWELYAMWAWIGPFLVYYFLHQGFDQETAIRFGNIAGALVIMIGGLATYIGGRVSDAIGRVKAATFFLVISIVCSITIGWSIQLPIIVMLLLAMIYGFTIVADSPIYNVAITEVSDPDVIALALGVQSVLGFTVTIFSPIVFGYMLDNFNWGMAFMIIGLVTIIAPVCMLLLGKIQHTTKLHQGH from the coding sequence ATGAATCCTTATAAAATATTATGGTTACTTTCACTCTCACAATTTCTAGCAATGCAAGTATGGTTTAATTTCTCTGCAGTACTTCCTGTTGTTGAATCAGGATGGGGACTCTCTTCCACACAGTCAGGAATCATTATTGCTTTTTTCCACCTTGGGTATGTTATTGCCATTCTTTTCTATAGCTTTATGAGTGATAAATTTGATCCGAAACAAGCTTTTGTTTACGGGTCACTCATTGCTGGGATTGCTGGGATATTATTAAGTTTTTTTGCGGAAGGTTTTTGGTCGACCTTGATTTTAAGAACGATTAGTGGGATTGGAATTGCTGGCATATATGTACCTGGTATGCGAATCCTCTCGCAGTTATTTCCTCCTCACGAAAGAGGAAAAGCACTTGGAGTTTATGTTGGATCTTTAGTCGTCGGTTCAGGATTTTCATTACTCGTTTCGGGACTTTTTATTGAAATTATCGGTTGGCAAGGTGTAGTATTCATTACTTCTGCTTTTTGTCTACTCGCAAGCCTCATTGTATATATTGTTAAAATACCTCCGATGCCAATTGGTAACGGAAACGTTTTTGCCCTTAAAAAATTGAAACGAGTGTTTCGAAAACCCAACTTACTAGTTAATGGAGGCTATGCAGGACATTGCTGGGAGTTATATGCGATGTGGGCTTGGATCGGTCCGTTTCTCGTCTATTACTTTCTCCATCAAGGGTTTGATCAAGAAACAGCAATCCGCTTCGGAAATATTGCAGGTGCCTTAGTCATCATGATCGGTGGTCTAGCTACATATATAGGTGGTAGAGTGTCTGATGCGATAGGTCGAGTGAAAGCAGCTACTTTTTTTCTCGTGATTAGTATCGTCTGTTCGATCACAATCGGTTGGTCTATCCAACTCCCGATCATCGTTATGCTCTTACTAGCGATGATTTATGGGTTTACAATTGTCGCTGATTCACCTATATATAACGTAGCTATTACTGAAGTATCAGACCCAGATGTAATTGCTCTTGCTCTTGGCGTTCAATCAGTTCTCGGTTTCACAGTAACGATCTTTTCTCCCATCGTGTTTGGGTATATGCTAGACAATTTCAATTGGGGAATGGCCTTTATGATTATCGGGCTCGTCACCATCATTGCCCCTGTTTGTATGCTCTTACTCGGAAAAATCCAACACACAACAAAATTACACCAAGGACACTAG
- a CDS encoding ABC transporter permease, whose product MDLLPKLPLADWIDYFVDWLKNADWFFSTVTGAIRILVDANEFILGLLPSWLFILVLTAVAFFVTKRKWGLATFVLFGLFLIDNLGFWNDMILTLSLVLTSAIISVIFGIPLGIWMAKSKAVESIFKPILDFMQTMPAFVYLIPAVVFFGIGMVPGVVASVIFAMPPTVRLTNLGIRQVSTELVEAADAFGSTSTQKLFKVQLPMAKTTIMAGVNQSIMLALSMVVIASMIGAMGLGTKVYYAVGRNDAGGGFEAGIAIVILAIILDRLTQSFNRQKGTIH is encoded by the coding sequence ATGGACCTATTACCGAAGCTTCCATTAGCTGATTGGATTGATTATTTCGTTGATTGGTTAAAAAATGCTGATTGGTTCTTTTCAACTGTTACGGGTGCCATAAGAATTTTAGTCGACGCCAATGAGTTTATACTCGGGTTGTTACCAAGTTGGTTATTCATTTTAGTCTTAACAGCCGTAGCTTTCTTTGTTACGAAACGAAAATGGGGTTTAGCTACCTTTGTCCTATTCGGGTTATTTTTAATTGATAATTTAGGATTTTGGAATGACATGATACTAACGCTATCCCTCGTATTAACGAGTGCAATCATCTCTGTGATCTTTGGGATCCCACTCGGTATTTGGATGGCGAAAAGTAAAGCTGTAGAGAGCATCTTCAAACCAATATTAGATTTCATGCAAACGATGCCTGCTTTCGTCTACTTAATTCCTGCTGTTGTTTTCTTCGGAATTGGAATGGTACCTGGTGTTGTCGCCTCGGTTATTTTTGCAATGCCTCCTACAGTTCGCTTAACAAACTTAGGTATCCGACAAGTATCTACTGAACTAGTAGAAGCAGCTGATGCCTTTGGGTCGACTTCTACACAAAAGTTATTTAAGGTGCAACTTCCGATGGCGAAAACAACCATTATGGCTGGAGTTAACCAAAGTATAATGCTTGCCCTATCGATGGTCGTCATCGCTTCGATGATTGGAGCAATGGGACTTGGTACAAAAGTCTATTATGCTGTTGGCCGAAACGATGCTGGCGGTGGCTTTGAGGCTGGAATTGCCATCGTTATTCTTGCCATTATTCTCGATCGTCTAACCCAAAGCTTTAACCGTCAAAAAGGGACCATCCATTAA
- a CDS encoding YebC/PmpR family DNA-binding transcriptional regulator produces MGRKWNNIKEKKAAKDKNTSRVYAKFGREIYVAAKQGEPDPESNQTLKVVLERAKTYSVPKTIIDRAIEKAKGGSEESYDELRYEGFGPNGSMVIVDALTNNVNRTAAEVRAAFKKNGGNMGVSGSVSYMFDATTVIGVEGRTADEVLELLMEADVDARDILEEDETVIVYAEPDQFHEVQEAFKNDGITDFTVAELTMLAQNDISLPEDAQEQFEKLIDALEDLEDVGQVYHNVDLGE; encoded by the coding sequence ATGGGGCGTAAGTGGAATAATATTAAAGAAAAAAAAGCGGCAAAAGATAAAAACACAAGTCGAGTTTACGCAAAATTTGGTCGTGAAATTTATGTAGCTGCTAAGCAAGGAGAACCAGATCCAGAGTCTAACCAAACATTAAAAGTCGTTCTTGAACGTGCAAAAACGTATAGTGTACCGAAAACGATTATTGATCGTGCGATTGAAAAAGCAAAGGGTGGTTCTGAAGAAAGTTACGATGAACTTCGCTATGAAGGTTTTGGCCCAAATGGGTCAATGGTTATTGTGGACGCATTGACCAATAACGTTAACAGGACAGCAGCAGAAGTGCGAGCTGCATTCAAAAAAAATGGTGGGAATATGGGCGTAAGTGGCTCGGTTTCCTATATGTTTGATGCTACGACAGTGATCGGTGTTGAAGGACGAACAGCTGATGAAGTTCTTGAACTACTAATGGAAGCCGATGTGGATGCAAGAGATATCCTAGAAGAAGATGAAACAGTCATCGTATATGCAGAGCCTGATCAGTTCCACGAGGTGCAGGAAGCATTCAAAAATGATGGGATTACAGATTTTACTGTTGCAGAGCTAACGATGTTAGCACAAAACGATATTTCTCTTCCAGAAGATGCACAAGAACAGTTTGAAAAATTAATAGACGCATTAGAAGATTTAGAAGATGTCGGGCAAGTGTATCATAACGTTGATTTAGGGGAATAA